Proteins from a genomic interval of Quercus lobata isolate SW786 chromosome 11, ValleyOak3.0 Primary Assembly, whole genome shotgun sequence:
- the LOC115968871 gene encoding FACT complex subunit SPT16-like has protein sequence MAEHRNGNVKNTNGKASAATNTYTINLENFSKRLKMFYSHWNEYNGDLWGASDALAIATPPTSEDLRYLKSSALNIWLVGYEFPETIMVFTKKQIHFLCSQKKASLLDAVKKSAKEAVGVEVVMHVKPKNDDGVGLMDNIFEAVSAQPNSNGHAPVVGHIAREAPEGKLLETWAEKLKNANFELSDVTNGFSSLFAVKDNTELTNVKKAAFLASSVMRSFVVPKLEKIIDEEKKVSHSSLMDDTEKTILEPARIKVKLKAENVDICYPPIFQSGGDFDLKPSASSNDDNLYYDSTSVIICAIGSRYNSYCSNVARTFLIDANANQSKAYEVLLKAQEAAISTLKSGNKVSAAYQAALSVVEKDAPELAANLTKTAGTGIGLEFRESGLSLNAKNDREFKPGMVFNVSLGFQNLQAETKNPKTQKFSVLLADTVIVGEEVPEIVTVSSSKAVKDVAYSFNEDDEEEDERPKVKSETRSRGTTLSKATLRSDNQEMSKEELRRQHQAELARQKNEETARRLAGGGSISTDNRGAGKTIGDVIAYKNVNDLPPPRGLMIQIDQKNEAILLPIYGTMVPFHVATVKSVSSQQDSNRNCYIRIIFNVPGTPFSPHDSTTQKFQGSIYLKEVSFRSKDPRHISEAVQLIKTLRRQVASRESERAERATLVTQEKLQVSGAKFKPIRLSDLWIRPAFGGRGRKLTGSLEGHTNGFRYSTSRPDERVDVMYRNIKHAFFQPSEKEMITVLHFHLHNHIMVGNKKTKDVQFYIEVMDVVQTLGGGKRSAYDPDEIEEEQRERDRKNKINMDFQNFVNRVNDLWGQPQFKALDLEFDQPLRELGFHGVPHKASAFIVPTSSCLVELIETPFVVITLNEIEIVNLERVGLGQKNFDMTIVFKDFKRDVFRIDSIPSTSLDGIKEWLDTTDLKYYESRLNLNWRPILKTITDDPEKFIEDGGWEFLNMEVSDSDSGTEESDQGYEPSDVQSDSGSEDEDANSESLVESEDDEDEDSEEDSEEEGKTWEELEREATYADREKGDDSDSEEERTRRKMKAFGKARAPDKRNPGGHLPKRTKLR, from the coding sequence ATGGCAGAACATCGGAATGGTAATGTCAAAAATACAAATGGCAAGGCATCAGCAGCCACCAATACATATACGATCAATCTGGAAAACTTCAGTAAGCGGTTGAAAATGTTCTATTCTCATTGGAATGAATACAATGGTGATTTATGGGGTGCTTCAGATGCCCTGGCTATAGCAACACCTCCAACTTCTGAAGATCTACGTTACCTGAAATCGTCAGCTTTGAACATCTGGTTGGTTGGTTATGAATTCCCAGAAACAATTATGGTCTTCACGAAGAAGCAGATCCATTTCTTGTGTAGCCAGAAAAAAGCTTCTCTCCTCGATGCTGTGAAGAAGTCTGCAAAAGAGGCTGTGGGTGTTGAAGTTGTGATGCAtgtgaaacctaaaaatgatgATGGGGTTGGACTAATGGATAATATATTTGAAGCTGTCAGTGCTCAGCCAAACTCCAATGGTCATGCTCCTGTTGTTGGACATATAGCAAGAGAGGCTCCTGAAGGAAAGCTTTTGGAGACATGGGctgaaaagttgaaaaatgcGAATTTTGAGCTAAGTGATGTAACAAATGGGTTCTCAAGTTTGTTTGCTGTCAAAGACAATACAGAGCTTACAAATGTAAAGAAAGCTGCATTCTTGGCTTCATCAGTGATGAGAAGTTTTGTGGTCCCAAAACTTGAAAAGATTATTGATGAGGAAAAGAAGGTTTCCCATTCTTCATTGATGGATGACACGGAGAAGACCATCTTGGAACCTGCAAGAATTAAAGTCAAGCTGAAGGCTGAGAATGTTGATATTTGTTACCCTCCAATATTTCAGAGTGGAGGAGATTTTGACCTGAAACCAAGTGCTTCCAGCAATGATGACAACCTTTACTATGATTCTACCAGTGTGATTATATGTGCAATCGGATCCCGATACAACAGCTACTGCTCAAATGTTGCTCGAACTTTTCTGATTGATGCCAATGCAAATCAGAGCAAGGCTTATGAGGTTCTCCTCAAGGCACAAGAAGCAGCCATTAGTACTTTGAAATCTGGCAACAAGGTCAGTGCTGCATATCAAGCAGCGCTTTCTGTAGTTGAGAAGGATGCTCCTGAATTGGCTGCAAACTTGACTAAAACTGCAGGAACTGGAATTGGCCTTGAGTTTCGTGAGTCAGGGCTTAGTCTTAATGCCAAGAATGACCGCGAATTTAAACCAGGCATGGTTTTCAATGTCTCCCTTGGATTTCAGAATTTGCAGGCAGAGACCAAAAACCCAAAGACCCAGAAATTCTCAGTGCTGCTAGCCGATACAGTTATTGTTGGTGAAGAGGTTCCAGAGATAGTGACTGTATCAAGTTCTAAAGCTGTGAAGGATGTAGCTTATTCATTCAATGaggatgatgaagaagaagatgagcgGCCAAAAGTCAAATCTGAGACTAGAAGCAGAGGGACTACCTTATCTAAGGCAACACTTAGATCAGACAACCAGGAGATGTCAAAGGAGGAGCTACGAAGGCAGCACCAGGCTGAACTTGCCCGccagaaaaatgaagaaactgCTAGGAGGCTTGCCGGAGGCGGTTCCATTTCAACGGATAATCgtggtgctgggaagacaatagGTGATGTGATTGCATATAAGAATGTTAATGATCTGCCCCCTCCAAGGGGTTTGATGATTCAAATTGATCAGAAGAATGAAGCCATCCTATTGCCAATTTATGGAACCATGGTTCCTTTCCATGTAGCCACTGTGAAGAGTGTGTCCAGCCAGCAGGACAGTAACCGTAATTGCTATATCCGTATAATCTTCAACGTACCTGGCACCCCTTTTAGTCCTCATGACTCTACCACCCAGAAGTTTCAAGGGTCAATTTATCTCAAGGAAGTTTCATTCCGCTCTAAGGACCCAAGGCATATCAGTGAAGCAGTACAGCTGATCAAAACCCTTCGCCGACAGGTAGCCTCCAGGGAGTCCGAAAGAGCTGAGAGGGCCACTTTAGTTACTCAGGAAAAGCTGCAAGTTTCAGGAGCCAAATTCAAGCCTATAAGATTGTCTGATCTATGGATTCGTCCTGCATTTGGTGGTCGGGGAAGAAAGTTGACTGGTTCACTAGAAGGCCACACAAATGGGTTTCGATACTCTACTTCAAGGCCTGACGAACGTGTGGATGTTATGTATAGAAACATCAAACATGCATTTTTCCAGCCATCAGAGAAAGAAATGATCACTGTGTTACACTTTCATCTGCACAATCACATTATGGTGGGAAACAAGAAGACCAAGGATGTGCAATTTTATATTGAGGTAATGGATGTGGTCCAGACACTAGGTGGTGGAAAAAGATCTGCCTATGACCCGGATGAGATTGAGGAAGAGCAGCGTGAGAGGGatcgaaaaaataaaatcaatatgGACTTCCAAAACTTTGTGAACCGAGTAAATGATCTGTGGGGTCAACCTCAATTCAAAGCGCTTGACCTTGAGTTTGATCAGCCCTTAAGAGAGCTAGGCTTCCATGGGGTACCTCACAAAGCCTCAGCTTTCATTGTCCCTACTTCAAGCTGCCTGGTTGAACTGATAGAGACACCATTTGTGGTAATAACTTTAAATGAGATTGAGATTGTTAACCTGGAGAGAGTTGGTCTTGGGCAGAAGAATTTTGATATGACTATTGTATTCAAGGACTTTAAAAGGGATGTTTTCCGAATAGACTCTATCCCTTCAACATCACTAGATGGCATCAAGGAGTGGTTAGACACTACTGACCTGAAGTACTATGAAAGCAGGTTGAATCTCAACTGGCGACCTATATTGAAAACTATCACTGATGATCCAGAGAAGTTCATAGAGGATGGTGGATGGGAGTTCTTGAACATGGAGGTCAGTGATTCAGATTCTGGGACAGAGGAGTCAGACCAAGGGTATGAGCCTTCAGATGTACAGTCAGATTCAGGATCGGAGGATGAGGATGCCAACAGTGAGTCATTGGTTGAGTCAGAGGATGATGAGGACGAAGACTCTGAAGAAGACTCAGAGGAGGAAGGAAAGACATGGGAAGAGTTGGAGAGGGAAGCAACCTATGCAGATAGAGAGAAAGGGGATGACTCGGATAGCGAGGAGGAGAGGACAAGAAGGAAGATGAAAGCTTTTGGGAAGGCTCGGGCACCTGACAAGAGGAATCCTGGTGGCCACCTTCCCAAGAGGACAAAATTAAGGTGA